A section of the Rhizomicrobium sp. genome encodes:
- a CDS encoding long-chain-acyl-CoA synthetase: MGLADAVAREATYITTIARTLWSLRDVKPDSPHTIVDIVKKQAKATPDAVAFYYLDRTMTYGQLDAYADRVAHWARACGIGRGDAVALLMENRPEYVATWLGLLKVGAVTALINTNLRGQPLAHSIAIAEAKHAIVGAELAETFAEAAPQIAPAPKAWSAGGAAAGCEDFDAALAAQPAGPADKAWRDGVTAKDKAFYIYTSGTTGLPKASNFTHLRMLFMMHGFASGLNAKATDRMYNVLPLYHSAGGVCAIGPALLTGGSVILKRKLSVHEFWDDVHRYRATLFQYIGELCRYLLNAPARPHERDHAIRAITGNGLRPEIWKNFRERFAIPKIIEFYGATEGNVSMLNYDGTVGAVGRVPPYMRSIIETRIVKFDIEHEMPVRGPDGFCIECADNEVGETVGKIENEPGKTFDGYTKAADTQKKVLHDVFAKGDSWFRTGDLMRHDRLGYYYFVDRIGDTFRWKGENVATSEVSEALGVVRGVKEANVYGVAVPGADGRAGMAALVTGEGFDIGKLAEALAGNLPGYARPVFVRLLPELEITGTFKQRKVDLVQEGFDLKAIRDPLYWLDPATGRYEPLTPQAVDAICSGGVKL; the protein is encoded by the coding sequence ATGGGACTTGCCGACGCCGTCGCGCGCGAAGCCACTTATATAACCACGATCGCCAGGACGCTGTGGTCGCTGCGCGACGTCAAGCCGGACAGCCCGCACACCATCGTCGACATCGTCAAGAAACAGGCGAAGGCGACGCCGGACGCGGTCGCGTTCTACTACCTCGACCGCACCATGACCTATGGGCAACTGGACGCCTATGCGGATCGCGTAGCGCATTGGGCACGGGCGTGCGGCATCGGACGCGGCGACGCGGTCGCCCTCCTGATGGAGAACCGGCCGGAATATGTCGCGACCTGGCTGGGCCTGTTGAAGGTGGGCGCGGTGACCGCGCTGATCAACACGAATTTGCGGGGCCAGCCCCTCGCCCATTCCATCGCCATCGCCGAGGCGAAGCACGCGATCGTCGGCGCCGAGCTGGCCGAGACCTTCGCCGAAGCCGCGCCGCAGATCGCGCCGGCGCCCAAGGCCTGGAGCGCCGGTGGTGCCGCGGCCGGATGCGAAGACTTCGATGCCGCGCTGGCGGCCCAGCCGGCCGGGCCCGCCGACAAGGCCTGGCGCGACGGCGTCACTGCCAAGGACAAGGCGTTCTACATCTATACGTCCGGCACCACGGGGCTGCCCAAGGCGTCGAACTTCACCCATCTGCGCATGCTGTTCATGATGCATGGCTTCGCCAGCGGGCTGAACGCCAAGGCGACCGACCGGATGTACAACGTGCTGCCGCTCTATCATTCGGCGGGCGGGGTGTGCGCCATCGGGCCGGCGCTGCTGACCGGCGGATCGGTCATCCTGAAGCGCAAGCTTTCCGTGCATGAGTTCTGGGACGACGTGCACCGCTATCGCGCCACGCTGTTCCAATATATCGGCGAGCTGTGCCGCTATCTCTTGAACGCGCCGGCGCGGCCGCATGAGCGCGACCACGCCATCCGCGCCATCACCGGCAACGGGCTTCGGCCCGAAATCTGGAAGAATTTCCGCGAACGCTTCGCGATCCCGAAGATCATCGAGTTCTACGGCGCCACCGAGGGCAATGTCTCGATGCTGAACTATGACGGCACGGTCGGCGCGGTCGGGCGGGTGCCGCCCTATATGCGCTCCATCATCGAGACGCGGATCGTGAAGTTCGACATCGAGCACGAGATGCCGGTGCGCGGGCCCGACGGGTTCTGCATCGAATGCGCCGACAACGAGGTCGGCGAGACCGTCGGCAAAATCGAGAACGAGCCCGGCAAGACCTTCGACGGCTACACCAAGGCGGCCGACACCCAGAAGAAGGTGCTGCACGACGTGTTCGCGAAGGGCGATTCCTGGTTCCGCACCGGCGACCTGATGCGGCACGACCGGCTGGGCTACTACTATTTCGTCGACCGGATCGGCGACACCTTCCGCTGGAAGGGCGAGAACGTCGCGACCAGCGAAGTGTCGGAGGCGCTGGGCGTGGTGCGCGGCGTCAAGGAGGCCAATGTCTATGGCGTCGCGGTGCCCGGCGCCGACGGCCGCGCCGGCATGGCGGCGCTGGTGACCGGCGAGGGCTTCGATATCGGCAAGCTGGCCGAGGCGCTGGCCGGAAATCTGCCCGGCTATGCGCGCCCCGTGTTCGTCCGGCTGTTGCCGGAGCTGGAGATCACCGGCACGTTCAAGCAGCGCAAGGTCGATTTGGTGCAGGAAGGGTTCGATCTGAAGGCGATCCGTGATCCGCTCTATTGGCTCGATCCGGCGACGGGGCGCTATGAGCCGCTGACGCCGCAGGCGGTGGATGCGATCTGCAGTGGTGGGGTGAAGCTCTGA
- a CDS encoding cysteine hydrolase family protein — protein MSKALVVIDVQKGMWEHPDYPPHDGDGVVARIAELIGKARAAGVPVLYVQHHALGEPGHPLMPGKPGFAFHDAVAPAPGDDVTVKHNSSAFHGTDFDAKLKAAGIDHLVIAGMQSEYCVDSAIRGAHERGYTVTLVADAHATGDTRVAKAKDIVAIQNDTMAGDFADVIPTAMVTFA, from the coding sequence ATGAGCAAGGCGCTGGTCGTCATCGACGTGCAGAAGGGCATGTGGGAGCATCCCGACTATCCGCCCCATGACGGCGACGGCGTGGTCGCGCGCATCGCCGAATTGATCGGCAAGGCCCGCGCCGCCGGCGTTCCGGTGCTGTATGTCCAGCATCACGCGCTGGGCGAGCCGGGCCATCCGCTGATGCCGGGAAAGCCCGGATTTGCCTTCCACGACGCCGTCGCGCCCGCGCCGGGAGACGATGTGACGGTGAAGCACAATTCCAGCGCCTTCCACGGCACCGATTTCGACGCCAAGCTGAAGGCGGCCGGCATCGATCATCTGGTGATCGCCGGCATGCAGTCGGAATATTGCGTGGATTCCGCGATCCGCGGCGCCCATGAGCGCGGCTACACGGTGACCTTGGTTGCCGACGCGCACGCGACCGGCGACACGCGCGTGGCGAAGGCGAAAGACATCGTCGCGATCCAGAACGACACCATGGCCGGCGATTTCGCCGACGTGATCCCGACGGCGATGGTGACTTTCGCATAG
- a CDS encoding LLM class flavin-dependent oxidoreductase produces MAIKLKNGIFLAPFHPVDEDPTLCIQRDLELIEHLDRLGYEEAWIGEHHSAGYEIIASPEVFIAAAAERTKRIMLGSGVISLPYHNPLMTANRVIQLDHQTRGRFMLGVGPGLLPSDAFSMGIEPSTQRDRMVEAIEVILRLFKGERVTHKSDWFTLVDATCQLKPYTWPHPEVAVASSVTPSGGKLAGRHGFGMLCVAATQAGGYDALGINWKIANDTAAEHGKTMDPQRLRLVGPVHIAETREQAFENVKFGLAKWQSYFGGISAVAGREATEARSVEKLVEDGQLVIGTPDDAIAQIRRLQAKQGEFGVFLQLAHNWANFDATKKSYELWQRHVTPVINGANEKREEAFAWARDNKERFIGAAMSAAMQTIQKHHEAEAKKATKAAE; encoded by the coding sequence ATGGCGATCAAACTCAAAAACGGAATCTTTCTCGCGCCCTTCCATCCGGTCGACGAGGATCCGACGCTCTGCATCCAGCGCGACCTGGAGCTGATCGAGCATCTGGATCGCCTGGGCTACGAAGAAGCCTGGATCGGTGAGCATCACTCCGCCGGCTACGAGATCATCGCCAGTCCCGAAGTCTTCATCGCCGCCGCGGCGGAGCGCACCAAGCGCATCATGCTCGGCTCGGGCGTGATTTCGCTCCCCTATCACAATCCGCTGATGACCGCGAACCGCGTCATCCAGCTCGATCATCAGACGCGCGGCCGCTTCATGCTCGGCGTCGGTCCGGGCCTTCTGCCGTCGGACGCTTTCTCGATGGGGATCGAGCCTTCGACCCAGCGCGACCGCATGGTCGAGGCGATCGAGGTGATCCTGCGCCTCTTCAAGGGCGAGCGCGTCACGCACAAATCCGACTGGTTCACGCTGGTCGACGCGACCTGCCAGCTCAAGCCCTATACCTGGCCGCATCCCGAAGTGGCGGTGGCGTCGTCGGTCACGCCCTCGGGCGGCAAGCTCGCCGGCCGTCACGGCTTCGGCATGCTTTGCGTGGCGGCGACCCAGGCCGGCGGCTATGACGCGCTCGGCATCAACTGGAAGATCGCCAACGACACCGCCGCCGAGCACGGCAAGACGATGGACCCGCAGCGCCTGCGCCTGGTCGGTCCCGTGCACATCGCCGAGACCCGCGAACAGGCGTTCGAGAACGTGAAGTTCGGCCTCGCCAAATGGCAGAGCTATTTCGGCGGCATCAGCGCGGTCGCGGGCCGCGAGGCGACCGAGGCGCGCTCGGTGGAGAAGCTGGTCGAGGACGGCCAGCTCGTCATCGGCACGCCCGACGACGCCATCGCGCAGATCCGCCGGCTTCAGGCCAAGCAGGGCGAGTTCGGCGTCTTCCTCCAGCTCGCGCACAATTGGGCGAATTTCGACGCGACCAAGAAGTCCTACGAACTCTGGCAGCGCCACGTCACGCCGGTGATCAACGGCGCCAACGAAAAGCGCGAAGAGGCTTTCGCCTGGGCCCGCGACAACAAGGAGCGCTTCATCGGCGCCGCGATGAGCGCGGCGATGCAGACGATCCAGAAGCATCACGAGGCCGAAGCCAAGAAGGCGACCAAGGCGGCGGAGTAA
- a CDS encoding amidase family protein, whose product MDTYATARSMLADLAAKKVSARELLDAHLARNDAVAPKINAVIETDIARAKTDAAAIDAARAKGAAPGALAGLPMTIKDGFDVQNMPATAGAPQFKDRAKDCADAALVAKTRAAGAVIWGKTNVPFMLGDYQTFNVLHGTTNNPYDLTKVPGGSSGGAGAALATGVTPLEIGSDIGGSLRHPANYCGVTALKPTWGVLDGRGHVPPDPAAYYECDIGVYGPMARNAGDLKLLWSVLRGTPEQARRDVKGARVAVWDEEASWPLARDVRDGVNRAAAALEKSGAHVERAKPDIDGQALLETYLAILVPIVSVEYPDALLAAFEAMREADRKLVAEGGEGADIALSRLLAVPTYREHVAALVRRQALKDKLAKFFERYDAVVMPIGMVPPFAHQQEPGFNERVLDVDGTTVPYRFMLNWISPASALHAPALAVPAGQTAQGLPVGVQIMGPWHGEDRLFDFAAAVEEDLGGFAPPPL is encoded by the coding sequence ATGGACACTTACGCTACGGCACGATCGATGCTCGCCGATCTGGCGGCGAAGAAGGTCTCGGCCCGCGAACTGCTGGATGCGCATCTGGCGCGCAACGATGCGGTCGCGCCGAAGATCAACGCCGTCATCGAAACCGATATCGCACGCGCGAAGACGGACGCTGCCGCGATCGACGCGGCCCGCGCGAAAGGCGCGGCGCCGGGCGCGCTCGCCGGCCTGCCGATGACGATCAAGGACGGCTTCGACGTCCAGAACATGCCTGCCACCGCGGGCGCGCCGCAGTTCAAGGACCGCGCCAAGGATTGCGCCGACGCGGCGCTGGTCGCCAAAACGCGCGCCGCCGGCGCGGTGATCTGGGGCAAGACCAACGTCCCCTTCATGCTCGGCGACTACCAGACCTTCAACGTCCTCCACGGCACCACGAACAATCCCTACGATCTCACGAAAGTCCCCGGCGGCTCGTCGGGCGGCGCCGGCGCGGCGCTCGCCACCGGCGTGACGCCGCTGGAGATCGGCTCGGACATCGGCGGCTCGCTGCGCCATCCGGCGAATTATTGCGGCGTGACGGCCTTGAAACCGACCTGGGGCGTGCTCGACGGCCGCGGCCATGTCCCGCCGGATCCCGCCGCCTATTACGAATGCGACATCGGCGTCTACGGCCCGATGGCGCGCAACGCCGGCGATCTCAAGCTGTTGTGGAGCGTGCTGCGCGGCACGCCCGAACAAGCGCGCCGCGATGTGAAAGGCGCCCGCGTCGCGGTGTGGGATGAGGAAGCCTCCTGGCCGCTGGCCCGCGACGTGCGCGACGGCGTGAACCGCGCCGCCGCCGCGCTCGAAAAATCCGGCGCGCATGTCGAGCGCGCCAAGCCCGACATCGACGGCCAGGCGCTGCTCGAAACCTATCTGGCGATCCTGGTGCCGATCGTCTCGGTCGAGTATCCGGACGCGCTGCTGGCGGCGTTCGAGGCGATGCGCGAGGCCGACCGCAAGCTTGTCGCCGAGGGCGGCGAAGGCGCCGACATCGCCCTGTCGCGCCTGCTCGCCGTGCCGACCTATCGCGAACACGTCGCGGCGCTGGTGCGCCGCCAGGCGCTGAAAGACAAGCTCGCGAAATTCTTCGAACGCTACGACGCGGTCGTCATGCCCATCGGCATGGTGCCGCCCTTCGCCCATCAGCAGGAGCCGGGATTCAACGAACGCGTCCTCGACGTCGACGGGACGACCGTGCCGTACCGCTTCATGCTCAACTGGATTTCGCCCGCTTCCGCGCTGCACGCGCCGGCGCTTGCGGTGCCGGCTGGGCAAACGGCGCAGGGCCTCCCCGTCGGCGTGCAGATCATGGGCCCGTGGCACGGCGAGGATCGCCTGTTCGATTTTGCCGCTGCCGTTGAGGAAGACCTCGGCGGCTTCGCGCCGCCGCCGCTTTGA
- a CDS encoding alcohol dehydrogenase catalytic domain-containing protein: MRAAVFQEIAKPLVVETIADPVPGPHDIVLRVKTCGICGSDLHMTEAGTIMPLPGGAVMGHEFAGEVMEAGKAVTHLWKTGDRVAGFPVICCGEHSPCLSLSLSSACPKLIPVGLGQSPGAYAEYVRIGASSGYRLPDSVSFREGAMVEPLAVGLHAVDMAKLERGATVLVIGAGPVGLAVMLWAKFLGARHVIVSEKADVRKKMAARFGATDAIDPDQPLTPQVMKIAGKAPDVIFECVGAPGLLMSAMAEAPRGGRILVAGVCQKPDTIMPLIGIVKEIAIQFVLGYRPADFDYVIAMIASDRVDVEHMITDIVDLDALPAAFEALRKPSHQCKVMLEN, encoded by the coding sequence ATGCGCGCCGCCGTGTTCCAGGAAATCGCCAAGCCGCTGGTCGTGGAGACCATCGCCGACCCGGTGCCGGGGCCGCACGACATCGTCCTGCGCGTGAAGACCTGCGGCATCTGCGGCTCCGACCTGCACATGACCGAAGCCGGCACGATCATGCCGCTGCCGGGCGGAGCGGTGATGGGACATGAATTCGCCGGCGAGGTGATGGAGGCCGGCAAGGCCGTCACCCATCTGTGGAAGACAGGCGACCGTGTCGCGGGCTTTCCGGTGATCTGCTGCGGCGAGCATTCGCCGTGCCTGTCGCTGTCGCTGAGCAGCGCCTGCCCGAAACTCATTCCCGTCGGTCTCGGCCAGAGCCCGGGCGCCTATGCGGAGTATGTGCGGATCGGCGCGAGCAGCGGCTATCGCCTTCCCGACAGCGTATCGTTCCGCGAGGGCGCGATGGTCGAGCCGCTTGCCGTCGGCCTGCACGCCGTCGACATGGCGAAGCTGGAGCGCGGCGCGACGGTGCTGGTGATCGGCGCGGGGCCGGTCGGGCTCGCGGTGATGCTGTGGGCCAAGTTCCTGGGCGCGCGGCATGTGATCGTGAGCGAGAAGGCGGATGTGCGGAAGAAAATGGCGGCGCGCTTCGGCGCCACCGACGCGATCGATCCGGACCAGCCGCTGACGCCGCAAGTGATGAAGATCGCCGGCAAGGCACCGGACGTGATCTTCGAATGCGTCGGCGCGCCAGGGCTTCTGATGAGCGCGATGGCGGAGGCGCCGCGCGGCGGGCGCATCCTGGTCGCCGGCGTCTGCCAGAAGCCCGACACGATCATGCCGCTGATCGGCATCGTGAAGGAGATCGCGATCCAGTTCGTGCTGGGCTATCGCCCGGCGGATTTCGACTACGTCATCGCGATGATCGCGTCCGACCGCGTCGACGTCGAGCACATGATCACCGACATCGTCGACCTGGACGCCCTGCCCGCCGCCTTCGAGGCGCTGCGCAAGCCGTCGCACCAGTGCAAGGTGATGCTGGAGAACTGA
- a CDS encoding phosphatidylserine decarboxylase: MRTVSLRIPIHREGWPFIAIFAVANLLLWTFSPWAAAAFLPLTLWCVAFFRDPERTPPPGEARIVSPADGKLLPIVEAVPPEELGLGPEPRRRLSIFMNVFNVHVNRMPLSGTVVALAYRPGRFFNASFDKASVHNERMSARVRPAGATDPSRDLVVVQIAGLVARRIVCDVKQDEAVRRGMRYGMIRFGSRLDVYLPPDAKIVIQDGSVTKAGETVLAELQG; encoded by the coding sequence ATGAGGACCGTCTCCTTGCGCATTCCCATCCATCGCGAAGGCTGGCCGTTCATCGCGATTTTCGCGGTGGCCAATCTCCTGCTCTGGACGTTTTCGCCCTGGGCCGCGGCGGCGTTCCTGCCGCTGACGCTGTGGTGCGTCGCCTTCTTCCGCGATCCCGAACGCACGCCGCCGCCGGGCGAGGCGCGGATCGTCAGCCCCGCCGACGGCAAGCTGCTGCCGATCGTAGAGGCCGTTCCGCCGGAGGAACTGGGCCTTGGGCCCGAGCCGCGCCGCCGGCTGTCGATCTTCATGAACGTCTTCAACGTGCATGTGAACCGCATGCCGCTGAGCGGCACGGTCGTCGCGCTCGCCTACCGGCCGGGACGGTTCTTCAACGCCTCCTTCGACAAGGCGAGCGTGCACAACGAACGGATGTCGGCGCGGGTGCGGCCGGCGGGTGCAACCGATCCGAGCAGGGACCTTGTCGTGGTGCAGATCGCCGGCCTGGTGGCACGCCGGATCGTCTGCGACGTTAAACAGGACGAGGCCGTCCGGCGGGGGATGCGCTACGGCATGATCCGCTTCGGCAGCCGGCTGGACGTCTATTTGCCACCGGATGCCAAGATCGTGATACAAGACGGTTCTGTGACAAAGGCCGGCGAGACCGTGCTCGCCGAATTGCAAGGGTAG
- the pssA gene encoding CDP-diacylglycerol--serine O-phosphatidyltransferase has translation MAERLEELSVGRVVPSVLTLLGLCSGITAIKFAIEADWSAAVIAIIFAMVFDMLDGRAARFLGADTSFGAQLDSLADLVSFGVAPGVLIYMWSLERMGNAGWIAALIFCVCSAIRLARFNVQSVRDEGASSRHPYFTGLPTPAAAGLVMLPMLLSFQGGGEIFRAPIVSGVMIALSASLMVSRLPTPSIKYMRPARRHRVLVWGFVGLLAGFMFTWPWVTATVAMAIYLMSIPFGIAMQARRARTHPGE, from the coding sequence ATGGCCGAAAGGCTGGAAGAGCTTTCAGTCGGCCGCGTCGTGCCCAGCGTGCTGACGCTGCTGGGCCTGTGCAGCGGCATCACCGCCATCAAATTCGCCATCGAGGCCGATTGGAGCGCCGCGGTTATCGCCATCATCTTCGCGATGGTGTTCGACATGCTGGACGGGCGCGCGGCGCGCTTCCTGGGCGCCGACACCTCGTTCGGGGCGCAGCTCGATTCGCTCGCCGACCTCGTCAGCTTCGGCGTCGCGCCGGGCGTTCTGATCTATATGTGGAGCCTGGAGCGCATGGGCAATGCGGGCTGGATCGCGGCGCTGATCTTCTGCGTCTGCTCCGCCATCCGCCTGGCCCGCTTCAACGTGCAGAGCGTGCGCGACGAGGGCGCGTCCTCGCGCCATCCCTATTTCACCGGCCTGCCGACGCCGGCCGCCGCCGGTCTCGTGATGCTGCCGATGCTCCTGAGCTTCCAGGGCGGCGGCGAGATTTTCCGCGCGCCGATCGTCAGCGGCGTGATGATCGCGCTCTCCGCCAGCCTGATGGTGAGCCGGCTGCCGACGCCGTCGATCAAATACATGCGCCCGGCGCGCCGCCACCGCGTGCTGGTGTGGGGCTTCGTCGGCCTGTTGGCGGGCTTCATGTTCACCTGGCCCTGGGTGACGGCGACAGTGGCGATGGCGATCTATCTGATGTCGATCCCCTTCGGCATCGCCATGCAGGCGCGCCGCGCCCGCACCCATCCGGGCGAATAG
- a CDS encoding DUF1003 domain-containing protein translates to MASAALAKLAEIRARHPLRNTYAGIRAEMGQLEKVALWITDHVGTMTFFLAIVVWTVFWLGWNLLAPPSLQFDPPMGFVFWLFISNLIQIMLMPLLMIGQNIQGRASEARAEHDLEVNIKAEGEVELILHHLERQNEMLLAMLQKQGIKLDEILAQN, encoded by the coding sequence ATGGCATCCGCCGCGCTCGCCAAGCTTGCAGAAATCCGCGCCAGGCATCCGCTTCGCAACACCTATGCCGGCATCAGGGCCGAGATGGGCCAACTCGAAAAAGTCGCGCTGTGGATCACCGATCACGTCGGCACCATGACCTTCTTCCTCGCGATCGTGGTGTGGACGGTCTTCTGGCTCGGCTGGAACCTGCTGGCGCCGCCGTCGCTGCAATTCGACCCGCCGATGGGCTTCGTGTTCTGGCTGTTCATCTCCAACCTGATCCAGATCATGCTGATGCCGCTCCTGATGATCGGGCAGAACATCCAGGGCCGCGCCTCCGAGGCGCGCGCCGAGCACGACCTGGAGGTGAACATCAAGGCGGAAGGGGAGGTCGAGCTGATCCTGCATCACCTGGAGCGGCAGAACGAGATGCTGCTCGCCATGCTGCAGAAGCAGGGCATCAAGCTCGACGAAATCCTGGCGCAGAACTGA
- a CDS encoding DUF4337 family protein, which produces MENPALEAHEHMEHAEHASHEHDPFISRVAITVAVLAVLTAVAGSLETMEGEGSLAATSEAVLQQDRATDSWNEFQADSIKKHVYGIAARNAPAGSADGAFFKKQSKDYGDTQAKLREKAEDNEKDRDRLLAASAAHEERHRWLTGAATLFEIGIAMSTVAIITHKNWLWSAAMAFGAIGIALLGAAYAL; this is translated from the coding sequence ATGGAAAATCCCGCGCTCGAAGCGCATGAGCACATGGAGCATGCCGAGCACGCCTCGCACGAGCACGATCCCTTCATCTCGCGGGTCGCGATCACCGTCGCCGTCCTCGCGGTCCTGACCGCGGTCGCCGGCAGCCTGGAGACGATGGAGGGCGAAGGCTCGCTCGCCGCGACCAGCGAGGCCGTGCTGCAGCAGGACCGCGCCACCGATTCGTGGAACGAGTTCCAGGCCGACAGCATCAAGAAGCACGTCTACGGCATCGCGGCGCGGAACGCTCCGGCCGGCAGCGCCGACGGCGCGTTCTTCAAGAAGCAGTCGAAGGACTATGGCGACACCCAGGCCAAGCTGCGCGAGAAGGCCGAGGACAACGAGAAGGACCGCGACCGCCTTCTTGCCGCCAGCGCCGCCCATGAGGAGCGCCACAGATGGCTGACCGGCGCCGCCACGCTGTTCGAGATCGGCATTGCCATGTCGACCGTTGCGATCATCACGCACAAGAACTGGCTGTGGTCCGCCGCGATGGCGTTCGGCGCGATCGGCATCGCGCTGCTCGGCGCGGCTTACGCGCTGTAG
- a CDS encoding M20 family metallopeptidase: MDNPTGDLSFWREGANDLMPMVVALRRDLHKHPELGLNLPETTRRAREALAGLDVEIADSKTTSSMIVTLRGAQQGPTILLRGDMDALPMPEDTDLDFKSVNEGRMHACGHDSHTAMLVGAVHLLHRHRDRLNGNVKFFFQTGEEGFAGARHVIEEGMLDAAPAPSAAFAIHISPNIPTGVIASRPGPLMAATDTIEIAITGKGGHASQPHYTLDPIPTACEIVIALQTLVTRRIDAFDPVVLSITKIESGTTGNVVPESAKLLGTLRSFSERSRAAAREGIVRIAENIARAHDIEATVTLTQGYPVTVNDDKFVAFAHGVVTDLFGERGFARLPAPVMGAEDFSYVLQKMPGAMVFLGVAPHGVSAHHAHACHSNRMMMDEAAMANGVALHAAIADRFLGGA; encoded by the coding sequence ATGGACAATCCGACGGGCGATCTGAGTTTCTGGCGCGAGGGTGCCAACGACCTGATGCCGATGGTGGTGGCGCTCCGGCGCGACCTCCACAAGCATCCCGAGCTCGGCCTCAACCTGCCCGAAACCACGCGCCGTGCCCGCGAGGCGCTTGCCGGCCTCGATGTCGAGATCGCCGACAGCAAGACCACCTCCAGCATGATCGTCACGCTGCGCGGCGCCCAGCAGGGCCCGACCATCCTGCTGCGCGGCGACATGGACGCGCTGCCCATGCCGGAGGACACCGATCTCGATTTCAAATCCGTCAACGAAGGCCGCATGCATGCCTGCGGCCACGATTCGCACACCGCCATGCTGGTCGGCGCGGTGCATCTTTTGCATCGCCATCGCGACCGCCTGAACGGCAACGTCAAATTCTTCTTCCAGACCGGCGAGGAAGGCTTTGCCGGCGCCCGCCATGTGATCGAGGAAGGCATGCTGGACGCCGCCCCCGCGCCGTCCGCCGCCTTCGCGATCCACATTTCGCCCAACATCCCGACCGGCGTCATCGCTTCGCGTCCCGGCCCGCTGATGGCGGCGACCGACACGATCGAGATCGCGATCACCGGCAAGGGCGGCCACGCCTCGCAGCCGCATTACACGCTGGACCCGATCCCGACGGCCTGCGAGATCGTGATCGCGCTGCAGACGCTGGTGACGCGCCGCATCGACGCGTTCGATCCGGTGGTGCTCTCGATCACCAAGATCGAAAGCGGCACGACCGGCAACGTCGTGCCTGAAAGCGCCAAGCTGCTCGGCACGCTTCGCAGCTTCTCGGAAAGGAGCCGCGCCGCCGCCCGCGAAGGCATCGTCCGCATCGCGGAGAACATCGCCAGGGCGCATGATATCGAGGCGACGGTGACGCTGACGCAGGGCTATCCCGTCACCGTCAACGACGACAAATTCGTCGCCTTCGCGCACGGCGTCGTCACCGACCTGTTCGGCGAGCGCGGCTTCGCCCGCCTGCCGGCGCCGGTCATGGGCGCCGAGGATTTCTCCTATGTGCTCCAGAAGATGCCGGGCGCGATGGTGTTCCTGGGCGTGGCGCCGCACGGCGTCTCCGCCCACCATGCCCATGCCTGTCATTCCAACCGCATGATGATGGACGAGGCGGCGATGGCGAACGGCGTCGCGCTGCACGCCGCGATCGCCGACCGGTTTCTAGGGGGAGCATGA